One window from the genome of Malus domestica chromosome 01, GDT2T_hap1 encodes:
- the LOC114825916 gene encoding putative pentatricopeptide repeat-containing protein At5g36300: MAMLVQSIWCRNSPSLSSAGSFAITPLSLFCPRCLKHSETYNFHASFTHSNRTKNAKDFKFTAPSDENTSIPNYLIAQTTGEELSGESYNNLISGFCRAGHIDQAMAVLAEMEALGVRPNSMSYAHLIEGLGSNGRTLEADVLLQEMICSGLRPRIRVYNVMLRGCLKKGLLELATRVLAVMGDLVAEKNEETYEILLDYYVSAGRLEDTWSTINEMKRKRFRLSSFVYSKVIGLYRDNGMWKKAMDIVGEIREMGMALDKQIFNSIIDTFGKYGELDEALEVFDKMKQEGVKPDITTFNSLIRWHCKAGNISKALELFTEMQEQGLYPDPKIFVTVISRLGEQGKWDVIQKTFENMKRRGHKKSGIIYAVLVDIYGQYGKFQDAEECISALKAEGLIPSASMFCVLANAYAQQGLCHQTVKVLQLMEAEGIEPNVIMLNVLINAFGVAGRYLEALSIYHYIKESGFSPDVVTYTTLMKAFSRARKFDKVLEIYKEMERAGCTPDRKARQVLQVALMVLQQRYCE; this comes from the exons ATGGCAATGCTGGTGCAGTCCATTTGGTGTCGTAACTCACCTTCACTTTCATCCGCAGGCAGCTTCGCAATCactccactctctctcttctgtccGAGATGCCTCAAACACTCCGAGACGTACAATTTCCACGCTTCTTTCACTCACTCGAATCGTACCAAGAACGCGAAagatttcaaatttacagcacccAGTGACGAAAACACTTCAATTCCGAACTACCTAATTGCTCAAACCACCGGAGAGGAACTTTCCGGCGaatcatacaacaatttgataAGTGGGTTCTGCAGAGCAGGGCATATCGACCAGGCAATGGCTGTTCTTGCAGAAATGGAAGCTCTCGGCGTCCGACCCAATTCGATGTCTTACGCTCATTTGATTGAGGGCCTCGGGAGCAATGGCAGGACTTTGGAGGCCGATGTGTTGCTTCAGGAAATGATATGTTCTGGGTTGAGGCCAAGAATCAGGGTTTACAATGTTATGCTCAGAGGGTGTTTGAAGAAAGGCCTCTTAGAACTTGCAACTAGAGTTTTGGCAGTAATGGGCGATTTGGTTGCGGAGAAAAATGAAGAGACGTATGAGATTCTTCTTGATTACTATGTCAGTGCCGGGAGGTTGGAAGATACTTGGTCAACGATTAATGAGATGAAGCGGAAGCGGTTTCGGTTGAGCTCGTTTGTGTATAGCAAGGTTATAGGACTTTACAGGGACAATGGGATGTGGAAGAAGGCAATGGACATTGTGGGAGAGATAAGGGAGATGGGGATGGCATTGGATAAACAGATTTTCAACAGCATTATTGATACGTTTGGGAAATATGGTGAATTGGACGAAGCTTTGGAAGTATTTGATAAGATGAAACAAGAAGGTGTGAAGCCTGATATAACGACATTTAATTCATTGATAAGGTGGCATTGTAAGGCAGGGAATATAAGCAAGGCACTTGAGTTGTTTACAGAGATGCAGGAACAGGGGTTGTATCCTGATCCAAAGATCTTTGTCACCGTTATCAGCCGATTGGGGGAGCAGGGGAAGTGGGATGTGATCCAGAAGACTTTTGAGAATATGAAACGCCGAGGGCATAAGAAAAGTGGGATAATTTATGCTGTTTTGGTTGATATTTATGGGCAGTATGGAAAATTTCAGGATGCTGAAGAGTGTATATCTGCCCTAAAAGCTGAAGGTCTTATTCCTTCAGCtagcatgttttgtgtcttagcAAATGCCTACGCTCAGCAG GGATTATGTCATCAGACAGTTAAGGTACTCCAGCTTATGGAAGCTGAGGGAATCGAACCAAACGTCATAATGCTGAATGTGCTGATCAATGCATTCGGTGTTGCTGGTAGATATTTAGAGGCGTTATCCATTTATCACTATATAAAAGAAAGT GGTTTTAGCCCTGATGTGGTTACTTATACTACACTTATGAAGGCGTTTAGTCGGGCAAGGAAGTTTGATAAG GTCCTGGAGATATACAAGGAAATGGAACGCGCCGGATGCACTCCGGATAGAAAGGCTAGACAGGTGTTACAAGTTGCTTTAATGGTCCTTCAACAGAGGTATTGTGAGTAA